From the Malus domestica chromosome 17, GDT2T_hap1 genome, one window contains:
- the LOC103404631 gene encoding transcription factor TCP13 — protein sequence MIKSPITEADLQEAGAGSSSRDDEANKVSSNPNLSRPSTPWLRLKDPRIVRVSRAFGGKDRHSKVCTIRGLRDRRVRLSVPTAIQLYDLQERLGLNQPSKVVDWLLDAAKHEIDELPPLPMPSPGSFGLNHPSLGLTSSHGDQTNAHAQLSHNHSGEGPSSGIDRSNFWPTDSDALWRAKSKEIVRATRNEDEGNQKDNLGISDDQEQAGNNVDGNSSNTFLRSNTNPPFFPGLLNSSTNMPYAYHNWDHSHQTSNFPLSQLGSHGFQSQTTDLHNFLNVLSLPSTLSLSTTQSYFPSHNTAATGELDPRQFNHLQMLNSSSSTSTSQNLLPNFLSTPALYPSSQTLRAPHLSMVTKLVHSSDNNGSGHHPNKNQEPPSR from the coding sequence ATGATTAAGAGTCCCATTACTGAAGCAGATTTGCAAGAAGCAGGAGCTGGCAGTTCAAGTCGTGATGACGAAGCCAATAAAGTTTcatcaaaccctaatttatctCGTCCATCAACTCCATGGCTAAGGTTGAAGGACCCAAGGATTGTGCGTGTGTCCCGAGCTTTTGGAGGGAAGGACAGGCATAGCAAGGTTTGCACCATAAGAGGACTTCGAGATCGGCGGGTGAGGCTATCGGTACCTACTGCAATCCAATtgtatgatcttcaagaaaGGCTTGGTCTTAACCAGCCTAGCAAGGTTGTCGATTGGTTGCTTGATGCCGCAAAGCATGAAATCGATGAACTTCCTCCGCTGCCAATGCCATCACCTGGGAGTTTTGGTCTAAATCATCCATCATTAGGGCTCACTTCATCTCATGGTGACCAAACCAATGCTCATGCTCAGTTATCTCATAATCATAGTGGAGAAGGCCCTAGCAGTGGAATAGATAGATCAAATTTTTGGCCTACTGATTCGGATGCTCTTTGGCGAGCAAAGTCGAAAGAAATTGTAAGAGCCACAAGAAATGAGGACGAGGGAAATCAGAAAGATAATCTTGGAATATCAGATGATCAAGAACAAGCAGGCAATAATGTTGATGGTAATTCATCAAACACGTTCTTGAGAAGTAATACCAACCCTCCATTCTTTCCAGGTCTTCTGAATAGTTCTACGAATATGCCTTATGCTTATCATAATTGGGATCATTCTCATCAGACTTCAAATTTTCCACTATCTCAATTAGGAAGCCATGGATTCCAATCCCAAACTACAGATCTCCACAATTTCCTTAATGTTCTCTCGTTGCCATCCACATTGTCTTTATCAACGACACAATCTTATTTTCCTTCGCATAACACAGCGGCTACAGGAGAGCTGGATCCAAGACAATTCAACCACTTGCAAATGCTAAACTCTAGTAGTAGTACTAGTACTTCACAAAACCTATTGCCCAATTTTCTTTCTACACCAGCTCTATACCCTAGTAGCCAAACTCTGAGAGCACCCCATTTGAGTATGGTGACTAAGCTTGTGCATTCTTCAGACAACAATGGCAGTGGTCATCACCCAAATAAAAATCAGGAGCCTCCGTCTCGATGA
- the LOC103404632 gene encoding transcription initiation factor TFIID subunit 8, protein MTNGGGESGREHEQHNRMQSISSGDEFAKSIAKIAVVQVCEIVGFQTFQLSALETLSDVAVQYIHNIGKTAHLYANLAGRVECNVFDIIQGLEDLGVVQGFIGASDVDHCLASSGTVREIAQYVAETEHIPFAYSIPQFPVVKDRKLTPSFWQRGVETPGEHIPSWLPAFPESHTYAQSPISNERAIEPHTDMIEQEKQQRNVERSLYNLQRRLLYNGLEGPSVGPEDADKAKQARESNPFLATPLQYGETEISHVALPAKLSSEATARIVVAENHVLNQSSLLETFAPAIEAVKSGSCESEEGGKEILLSRRPIVQFKVGTAKKSFDTRFHLSPQNKGFQKTDSWFERENEKDVKKRRAEKILKDSMENQEELAEL, encoded by the coding sequence ATGACCAATGGGGGTGGGGAGAGTGGAAGAGAGCATGAACAACACAATAGAATGCAGAGCATATCGAGCGGTGATGAATTTGCAAAATCAATTGCGAAGATTGCTGTAGTGCAAGTATGTGAGATAGTGGGGTTTCAGACATTCCAGTTGTCTGCTCTCGAAACACTCTCTGATGTTGCTGTTCAGTACATTCATAACATCGGGAAGACTGCGCATTTATATGCTAATTTAGCTGGAAGAGTGGAATGTAATGTTTTTGATATCATTCAAGGGTTGGAAGATTTGGGCGTGGTGCAGGGATTTATAGGTGCTTCAGACGTTGATCATTGTCTTGCAAGTTCGGGGACGGTTAGGGAAATTGCTCAGTATGTTGCTGAAACTGAGCATATTCCATTTGCCTACTCTATTCCTCAATTCCCAGTTGTTAAGGACCGAAAGCTGACTCCTAGTTTTTGGCAAAGAGGGGTAGAGACGCCTGGAGAGCATATACCTAGTTGGTTGCCTGCTTTTCCTGAATCCCATACATATGCTCAGTCACCAATATCCAATGAGAGAGCTATAGAACCTCACACTGATATGATTGAGCAAGAAAAACAACAGAGAAATGTGGAGCGGTCTCTGTACAATTTGCAGCGGAGGCTTTTATACAATGGGTTGGAGGGACCTTCTGTTGGCCCTGAAGATGCTGATAAGGCAAAACAAGCAAGAGAAAGTAACCCTTTTCTTGCTACACCTCTGCAATATGGGGAGACAGAAATATCTCATGTTGCTCTTCCAGCTAAACTTTCAAGTGAAGCCACAGCACGAATTGTTGTTGCTGAGAACCATGTCCTGAATCAGTCTTCACTGCTGGAGACCTTTGCTCCAGCTATTGAAGCAGTGAAGAGTGGATCGTGTGAATCAGAGGAGGGGGGGAAAGAGATTCTTTTGAGCAGGAGACCAATTGTGCAATTTAAGGTTGGAACCGCGAAGAAGTCCTTTGATACTAGGTTTCATTTGAGCCCACAAAACAAGGGTTTTCAGAAAACTGATTCCTGGTTTGaaagagaaaatgagaaggatgTAAAGAAAAGGAGGGCTGAGAAGATTCTGAAGGATTCCATGGAAAACCAAGAGGAGCTTGCGGAGTTGTAA